From a region of the Cutaneotrichosporon cavernicola HIS019 DNA, chromosome: 7a genome:
- the dus2 gene encoding uncharacterized protein (Dihydrouridine synthase (Dus)), whose product MLFGRLTAALNRLRLAMTVAVHPASPITEPAAKRMRLSPEMEGPQPAAIGTTVFPKPPNDSTASLATASTDSSPQPKKKKSRRSPKAGDWSIVPTSEQEVASAAACEETMSLPFELERSYAHELVYSNKLVLAPMVRSGVLPARLLSLYYGAGLVWTPEIVDKAIIGAQRSVDPETGIVTYHKGQGAIWTTHPIEKPFVIFQIGSSDPKLAAEAAKVVEQDVSGIDLNCGCPKPFSTHSGMGAALLSTPDLLLDILRSVLRAVDVPVSCKIRLLAGQQDTRHLASRILRTGVRNLTVHCRTRDMRPRERAIWDRLRDIVELGERRGVNVICNGDGEGAVNWEKIKEETGASSAMLARSAENNPSVFRPEGPVDNLTQVVPRLLNIAEYTKCSWGSIKFLLMQYRPSPPPLSTISRARRKELNEVLSRAKSVEELAENLKIELGQGKTLFDELDAKLRARPEWAVWEASRAGSEVVDPKPAEVQEAQAEEGNVLLAAAA is encoded by the exons ATGCTCTTTGGCCGACTCACCGCGGCGCTCAACCGTCTTCGTCTCGCTATGACCGTAGCCGTGCACCCCGCGTCTCCCATCACCGAGCCTGCCGCAAAGCGCATGCGGCTTTCGCCTGAGATGGAGGGCCCGCAGCCCGCAGCTATAGGCACAACGGTCTTCCCCAAGCCACCCAACGATTCCACCGCATCCCTCGCCACCGCTTCCACCGACTCCTCACCGCagcccaagaagaagaagtcaaggcgctcgccCAAGGCCGGCGACTGGTCCATCGTTCCCACATCGGAGCAGGAGGTTGCGTCCGCGGCTGCCTGCGAGGAAACGATGAGCCTGCCTTTCGAGTTGGAACGCAGCTACGCTCACGAGCTGGTGTACAGTAACAAGCTCGTGCTTGCACCCATGGTGCGCAGCGGAGTGCTTCCTGCCCGCCTCTTGTCGCTCTACTATGGGGCAGGGTTGGTGTGGACCCCCGAAATTGTCGACAAGGCGATCATTGGCGCTCAGCGGAGTGTTGACC ccgAGACCGGAATCGTCACGTACCACAAGGGCCAGGGCGCGATCTGGACCACTCACCCCATCGAGAAACCGTTTG tcaTTTTCCAGATCGGCAGCTCCGACCCGAAGCTGGCCGCCGAGGCAGCCAAGGTTGTCGAGCAGGACGTAAGCGGCATCGACCTGAACTGCGGGTGTCCCAAGCCGTTCTCGACACACTCAGGCATgggcgccgcgctcctctccactcccgacctccttctcgacatTCTGCGCTCCGTCCTCCGTGCGGTCGACGTCCCCGTGTCGTGCAAGatccgcctcctcgcagGGCAGCAGGACACGCGGCACCTCGCGTCGCGTATCCTGCGCACCGGGGTCCGCAACCTCACTGTGCACTGCCGGACGCGCGACATGCGTCCCCGGGAGCGCGCGATCTGGGATCGCCTCCGCGACAtcgttgagctcggcgagcggcgcggtgTGAACGTCATCTGTAAtggtgacggcgaggggGCGGTCAACTGGGAGaagatcaaggaggagaccGGGGCCAGCAGTGCGATGCTTGCGCGCAGCGCTGAGAACAACCCCTCCGTCTTCCGCCCCGAAGGTCCAGTGGACAACCTCACCCAGGTCGTACCCAGGCTCCTCAACATTGCCGAGTACACCAAGTGCAGCTGGGGAAGCATCAAGTTCCTGCTGATGCAGTACCGtccctctccgccgccgctcagCACGATCAGCAGAGCGCGGCGCAAGGAGCTCAACGAGGTGCTGTCGCGGGCCAagagcgtcgaggagcttgcggaGAACCTCAAGATCGAGCTCGGACAGGGCAAGACGTTAttcgacgagctcgacgccaagctgcGTGCGCGTCCGGAGTGGGCTGTTTGGGAGGCAAGCCGTGCTGGGTCGGAAGTGGTGGACCCAAAGCCCGCAGAGGTTCAGGAGGCACAGGCTGAGGAGGGGAAcgtgctcctcgccgccgctgcaTAG
- a CDS encoding uncharacterized protein (XAP5, circadian clock regulator): protein MAGDRNSELTDHERHKEGAKGAQSTARFVNVTESIDERLKKSTIGLVTLEDFQKTKEEIEEEKRREAAKTAADKISAAKKSKKDKKKKRAMLSFADEEEAGKAVEEAPSPKRKKLLKNPEVDTSFLPDREREAQERTEREELRQKWLAEQERIKNEVIEITYSYWDGSGHRKTVECKKGDDIAAFLTKCRAQIPELRGMSVDNMMYIKEDLIIPHHYTFYDFIINKARGKSGPLFSFDVHDDVRLISDATREKDESHAGKVVERSWYNRFKHIFPASRWEVYDPDKDYGSYKIA, encoded by the exons ATGGCTGGAGACCGCAACAGCGAGCTC ACAGACCACGAGCGTCATAAGGAAGGTGCAAAG GGTGCTCAGTCAACAGCACGCTTCGTGAATGTAACAGAGTCAATCGACGAGCGACTGAAGAAATCGACGATCGgcctcgtcaccctcgaAGACTTCCAGAAAACCAAGGAGGAaatcgaggaggagaagcgccgcGAGGCTGCCAAGACGGCTGCAGATAAGAT ttCTGCAGCCAAGAAAtccaagaaggacaagaagaagaagcgcgcgaTGCTCTCCTTtgcggacgaggaagaggcggggaaggcggtcgaggaag cccctTCGCCCAAGCGGAAGAAGCTCCTCAAGAACCCCGAAGTCGACACGTCTTTCCTCCccgaccgcgagcgcgaagCACAGGAACGCActgagcgcgaggagcttcGGCAAAAGTGGCTGGCCGAGCAGGAGCGCATCAAGAACGAGGTCATCGAGATCACGTACTCGTACTGGGACGGAAGCGGGCACCGGAAGACTGTCGAGTGCAAAAAGGGCGACGACATTGCGGCCTTCCTCACAAAGTGCCGCGCGCAGATACCAGAGCTGCGCGGCATGAGCGTCGACAACATGATGTACATCAAGGAAGACCTAATCATCCCCCATCACTATACATTCTACGACTTCATCATCAACAAGGCGCGCGGCAAGTCGGGACCCCTGTTCAGCTTTGACGTGCACGATGACGTGCGACTCATCTCGGATGCAAcgagggagaaggacgagaGTCACGCAGGCAAAGTCGTCGAACGCTCGTGGTACAACCGCTTCAAGCATATCTTCCCGGCCAGCCGCTGGGAGGTATACGACCCGGACAAAGACTACGGGTCGTACAAGATCGCATAG
- the GSP1 gene encoding uncharacterized protein (GTP-binding protein involved in nucleocytoplasmic transport. Required for the import of protein into the nucleus and also for RNA export. Involved in chromatin condensation and control of cell cycle), with the protein MVGENSSSAVTVVPVRKTTFVKRHLTGEFEKKYIATLGVEVHPLKFHTNFGTICFNVWDTAGQEKFGGLRDGYYIQGQCGIIMFDVTSRITYKNVPNWHRDLERVCENIPIVLCGNKVDVKERKVKTGNVTFHRKKNLQYFEISAKSNYNFEKPFLWLARKLVGNQSLEFVAAPALAPPEVVVDKELMAQYENELAVAANAPLPDEDDADI; encoded by the exons ATGGTGGGAGAAAA ctcgtcctctgcgGTGACGGTGGTACC GGTAC GCAAG ACCACTTTCGTCAAGCGCCACCTGACTG GCGAGTTCGAGAAGAAGTACATTG CCACCCTCGGTGTTGAGGTCCACCCCTTGAAGTTCCACACC AACTTT GGCACCATCTGCTTCAACGTCTGGGACACCGCCGGCCAGGAGAAGTTCGGTGGCCTCCGTGACGGCTACTACATCCAGGGCCAGTGCGGTATCATCATGTTCGACGTTACCTCGCGTATCACGTACAAGAACGTCCCCAACTGGCACCGtgacctcgagcgtgtcTGCGAGAACATCCCCATCGTCCTCTGCGGTaacaaggtcgacgtcaag GAGCGCAAGGTGAAGACCGGCAACGTCACCTTCCACCGCAAGA AGAACCTCCAGTACTTCGAGATCTCGGCCAAGTCGAACTACAACTTCGAGAAGCCCTTCCTCTGgctcgcgcgcaagctcgtcggcaaCCAGTCGCTCGAGTTTGTCGCTGCCCCTGCCCTTGCTCCccccgaggtcgtcgtcgacaaggagCTCATGGCTCAGTACGAGAACGAGCTTGCGGTCGCTGCCAACGCGCCCCTccccgacgaggacgacgccgacattTAA
- a CDS encoding uncharacterized protein (Protein of unknown function (DUF3767)) has translation MSDDNKGAPRAPLNIPAGNSPITPDRDATFDPEAEKLTGNWWEDRKRALKRVSTDDFSMEHAGQVPCLRSSLLYAISGGVGIGAIRFLGTRRVYSSCNWAVLGGCAIAVGAWEMCNAQRREELRNMRMIQDKFPHRHVSNLKRPNQDWQPPTQNKE, from the exons aTGTCCGACGACAACAAGGGAgcaccgcgcgcgccgctcaaCATCCCCGCCGGGAATAGTCCGATCACCCCGGATCGTGACGCTACGTTTGACccggaggcggagaagcTCACGGGCAACTGGTGGGAGGACCGGAAGCGGGCACTCAAG CGAGTCTCTACCGACGACTTCTCCATGGAGCATGCGGGCCAGGTGCCATGCTTGCGTTCATCGTTGCTGTACGCCATCTCAGGTGGTGTCGGCATCGGTGCGATTCGATTCCTTGGGACCAGGA GAGTGTACAGCTCGTGCAACTGGGCAGTACTTGGCGGGTGTGCCATTGCGGTCGGCGCTTG GGAGATGTGCAACGCAcagaggagggaagagCTGCGCAACATGCGCATGATCCAAGACAAGTTCCCCCATCGCCACGTCTCCAACCTCAAGCGCCCCAACCAGGACTGGCAGCCACCAACCCAAAACAAGGAGTAG
- a CDS encoding uncharacterized protein (Domain of unknown function (DUF3510)), with product MGDSPPRSHSRTPEPDHAHAAATSAFVTAAAAGIEIDSREHSLDLPSLLPLSRDHALLSGSKFDVDAFLLSRIHIPLDELRGELRSYLAELREELVQLINDDYEEFISLGTGLRGETERLRGLERPLGLLRGEVETVRDVLKYHQDAVQAKLDERAALREEKALLDLLQRLFETLARAQALENSTDEQGKVVVRLAGEYSQLVYLRGKARAEGCKIADTVSPQIDALRGRLSRDLSSLLTTALEARDEAQMKACLKTYDSIEGWAEAEEVVQRAVRAFCSKTITPTALVASPVPVAPETPIRGMRARLEETSALARLYNCVLSQVEGYAPLLSLAHTVSPRFELFSGVLWPEICSATVDNLGSTIFAAGRPDELHKHYTTTHAFLMLLEGAAPSADAVVAMRESPAYEAFERRWQLPVYFQLRWKEIVSTLEAALSAPVPANPSTTPWALPQSGAAWDAFRACWAPEIYLPELAHRFWRLGLQVVARYGTFLSTALGSYKAGSDDDSGQDDAALRFAAAAVADVDELCARIRGLKMLQQMDVDFPVGLSTKAFAARIISILQRRCAEPLKHVRSVASQFRAAPPRSSAPSHFVSQVLRPLHTFLDARPALSAYRADWSAAVVEHVLTQYASILASVRKTEDLLRRHRKSKKSGFSLFGSSSAAAPEGDEDERFRQQMRSDIDALAADAKSLGAPVGGMTQWKELVDVVERPAEA from the exons ATGGGCGACTCACCACCACGATCACATTCCCGTACTCCAGAGCCAGATCATGCTCATGCCGCTGCGACAAGTGCCTTCGTcaccgccgctgcggcAGGCATTGAAATCGACAGCCGCGAGCACAGTCTcgaccttccttccctcctgccgctctcgcgcgaccATGCCCTCCTCAGCGGGAGCAAGTTTGACGTTGACGCGTTCCTCCTTTCCCGCATCCACATCCCTCTCGACGAATTACGTGGCGAGCTCCGTAGCTATCTCGCCGAATtgcgcgaggagcttgtGCAACTCATCAATGACGACTACGAGGAGTTCATCTCGCTGGGGACAgggctgcgcggcgagaCAGAGCGACTGAGGGGACTGGAGCGGCCGCTGGGTCTCCTCCGCGGCGAAGTGGAA ACCGTCCGGGACGTACTCAAGTATCACCAGGACGCGGTacaggccaagctcgacgagcgcgctgcgctgcgcgaggagaaggcgctcctcgacctcttgCAGCGGTTATTTGagacgctcgcgcgcgcacaGGCACTCGAGAACTCTACTGATGAGCAGGGGaaggtcgtcgtccgcctGGCTGGCGAGTACTCACAACTCGTGTACCTGCGGGGCAAGGCGCGGGCGGAAGGTTGCAAGATCGCCGACACCGTGTCGCCGCAGATTGACGCGCTGCGGGGCCGCCTTAGCCGCGACCTCTCTTCGCTCCTCACGActgccctcgaggcgcgcgatGAGGCGCAGATGAAGGCATGCCTCAAGACGTACGACTCAATCGAGGGgtgggccgaggccgaggaagtGGTCCAGCGCGCAGTGCGTGCATTCTGCTCCAAAACCATTACACCGACGGCACTCGTCGCCTCTCCTGTCCCAGTTGCCCCCGAAACTCCTATCCGCGGCATGCGCGCAAGGTTGGAAGAGACGTCGGCTCTGGCACGACTTTACAACTGCGTCCTATCCCAGGTTGAGGGGTACGCGCCgctcctctctctcgccCACACCGTGTCTCCACGTTTCGAGCTGTTCTCCGGCGTACTCTGGCCTGAGATCTGCAGCGCTACTGTCGACAATCTGGGCAGCACAATCTTCGCCGCCGGTCGCCCTGACGAGTTGCACAAGCACTACACCACAACCCACGCGTTCCTGATgctgctcgagggcgccgcACCGAGTGCGGACGCGGTGGTGGCCATGCGCGAGAGTCCGGCGTACGAAGCGTTCGAGCGTCGCTGGCAGCTACCCGTCTATTTCCAGCTGCGGTGGAAAGAGATTGTGAgcacgctcgaggcggcgctcaGCGCGCCCGTCCCGGCCAACCCGTCTACCACCCCCTGGGCGCTCCCGCAGAGTGGTGCAGCGTGGGATGCGTTCCGCGCGTGCTGGGCACCCGAGATCTACCTGCCTGAACTGGCGCACCGCTTCTGGCGCCTTGGGCTGCAGGTTGTCGCGCGCTACGGGACATTTTTGTCGACGGCACTCGGGTCGTACAAAGCTGGCAGCGACGATGACAGCGGgcaggacgacgcggcgctgcgcttcgcggccgcagccgtcgcagacgtcgacgagctctgCGCCCGCATCCGGGGACTGAAGATGCTCCAGCAGATGGACGTCGACTTCCCAGTCGGGCTGAGCACGAAGGCGTTCGCCGCTCGCATCATCAGTATCCTGCAACGCCGCTGCGCCGAGCCACTCAAGCATGTACGGAGCGTCGCCTCCCAGTTCCGCGCCgctccgccgcgctcctcggctcCTTCGCACTTTGTGTCACAGGTCCTCCGGCCACTCCACAcgttcctcgacgcgcggCCCGCGCTCTCGGCGTACCGCGCCGACTGGTCCGCCGCAGTGGTCGAGCATGTCCTGACGCAGTACGCGAGCATTCTTGCGTCGGTGCGCAAGACGGAAGATCTGCTTCGCCGCCACCGCAAGAGCAAGAAGAGCGGTTTCAGTCTCTTTGGGAGCAGCAGCGCCGCGGCTCctgagggcgacgaggacgagcgaTTCCGCCAGCAAATGCGCTCCGACATTGACGCGCTAGCCGCTGACGCGAAGAGCCTCGGGGCCCCTGTCGGCGGCATGACGCAGTGGAAGGAGCTCGTGGATGTCGTCGAACGTCCTGCCGAAGCCTAG